One part of the Strigops habroptila isolate Jane chromosome 23, bStrHab1.2.pri, whole genome shotgun sequence genome encodes these proteins:
- the SMARCD1 gene encoding SWI/SNF-related matrix-associated actin-dependent regulator of chromatin subfamily D member 1, with the protein MAARAGFQSVTPSGGGGGAAAGAGALGPGTPGGPVRMGPAPGQGLYRSPLPGAAYPRPGMLPGSRLAPQGPSMGPPGYGGSPAVRPGMAQASLDQARKRPAPQQLQQVQPQAVPNRNHNAKKKKMADKILPQRIRELVPESQAYMDLLAFERKLDQTIMRKRLDIQEALKRPIKQKRKLRIFISNTFNPAKSDAEDGEGTVASWELRVEGRLLEDSALSKYDATKQKRKFSSFFKSLVIELDKDLYGPDNHLVEWHRTATTQETDGFQVKRPGDVNVRCTVLLMLDYQPPQFKLDPRLARLLGIHTQTRPVIIQALWQYIKTHKLQDPHEREYVICDKYLQQIFESQRMKFSEIPQRLHALLMPPEPIIINHVISVDPNDQKKTACYDIDVEVDDTLKTQMNSFLLSTASQQEIAALDNKIHETIETINQLKTQREFMLSFARDPQGFINDWLQSQCRDLKTMTDVVGNPEEERRAEFYFQPWAQEAVCRYFYSKVQQRRQELEQALGIRNT; encoded by the exons ATGGCGGCGCGGGCGGGCTTCCAGTCGGTGACTcccagcggcggcggcggtggggcCGCTGCCGGAGCCGGCGCGCTGGGACCGGGCACACCGGGCGGGCCGGTGCGCATGGGCCCGGCTCCGGGACAGGGCCTGTACCGTTCGCCGCTGCCGGGAGCCGCCTACCCG CGCCCCGGAATGTTACCGGGCAGCCGGCTGGCGCCACAGGGCCCCTCCATGGGGCCGCCCGGGTACGGCGGGAGCCCGGCGGTGCGGCCCGGGATGGCGCAGGCCAGCCTGGACCAGGCCCGCAAGAGGCCCGCgccgcagcagctccagcaggtGCAGCCGCAGGCCGTGCCCAACCGCAACCACAA TGCTAAAAAGAAGAAGATGGCTGATAAAATTCTACCTCAGAGG ATTCGTGAACTTGTACCCGAGTCTCAGGCCTACATGGACCTTCTGGCCTTTGAAAGGAAATTGGACCAGACCATCATGAGGAAGCGCTTGGATATCCAGGAGGCTTTGAAGAGACCCATTAAG CAAAAACGAAAGCTGCGTATTTTTATCTCCAATACCTTCAATCCAGCCAAGTCAGACGCAGAGGATGGTGAAGGAACAGTCGCCTCCTGGGAGCTCCGGGTGGAAGGACGGCTGCTGGAAGAT TCTGCTTTGTCCAAATATGATGCCaccaagcagaaaagaaagttctCATCCTTCTTTAAATCTCTGGTCATTGAACTTGATAAAGACCTGTATGGCCCTGACAATCACCTAGTAGAG TGGCACAGGACTGCTACAACTCAGGAGACAGATGGCTTTCAGGTGAAGAGGCCAGGAGATGTAAATGTGCGCTGTACCGTCCTCCTGATGCTGGATTACCAG cCTCCCCAGTTCAAACTGGATCCCCGCTTGGCTCGTCTCTTGGGGATTCACACCCAGACCCGGCCAGTGATCATCCAGGCATTGTGGCAGTATATCAAGACCCACAAGCTCCAGGACCCTCACGAGAGGGAATATGTCATCTGTGACAAATACCTCCAGCAG ATATTTGAATCCCAGCGGATGAAGTTCTCTGAAATCCCACAAAGGCTTCACGCGTTGCTTATGCCCCCAGAGCCGATCATCATCAATCATGTGATCAG TGTTGACCCAAACgaccagaagaaaacagcttgcTATGACATTGATGTGGAGGTGGATGATACCTTGAAAACTCAGATGAATTCCTTTCTGCTATCCACAGCCAGTCAACAGGAAATTGCTGCTCTGGATAACAAG ATCCATGAAACAATAGAGACAATTAACCAGCTGAAGACCCAGCGGGAGTTCATGCTGAGCTTTGCCCGAGATCCTCAGGGCTTCATCAACGACTGGCTCCAGTCCCAGTGCCGGGATTTAAAG ACAATGACTGATGTTGTTGGGAATCCAGAAGAGGAGCGTAGAGCTGAGTTCTACTTCCAGCCGTGGGCTCAGGAAGCTGTGTGCAGATACTTCTACTCCAAG GTGCAGCAGAGACGGCAGGAATTGGAGCAGGCCCTGGGAATCCGTAACACATAg
- the GPD1 gene encoding glycerol-3-phosphate dehydrogenase [NAD(+)], cytoplasmic, whose protein sequence is MGGKRVCIVGSGNWGSAIAKIAGSNAARLSTFENQVNMWVLQEEVGGRRLTDIINTEHENVKYLPGHKLPPNVVAEPDLLKACAGADILLFVVPHQFIGKVCDQLKGHLKKDAVGMSLIKGVDEGPDGLRLISDIICEKLGIEMSVLMGANIANEVAEEKFCETTIGCKNLQHGQMLKELMQTPNFRVTVVQEADTVEICGALKNVVAVGAGFCDGLGYGDNTKAAVIRLGLMEMIGFAKLFCKGPVTSSTFLQSCGVADLITTCYGGRNRKVAEAFAKTGKSLEQLEEEMLNGQKLQGPQTSAELHRILKSKNAVEKFPLFTAVYEICYKGKPVTDVIKCLQNHPEHM, encoded by the exons ATGGGCGGCAAGAGAGTCTGCATCGTGGGCTCTGGCAACTG GGGCTCGGCCATCGCCAAGATCGCTGGCAGCAACGCGGCGCGGCTGAGCACCTTCGAGAACCAGGTGAACatgtgggtgctgcaggaggaggtgggtgGCCGGCGGCTCACAGACATCATCAACACAGAGCACGAGAACGTCAAGTACCTGCCAGGGCACAAGCTGCCCCCCAACGTG GTAGCAGAGCCAGACCTGCTGAAAGCCTGCGCTGGGGCTGACATCCTCCTCTTTGTGGTGCCCCACCAGTTTATTGGCAAAGTCTGTGATCAGCTCAAGGGCCATTTGAAGAAAGATGCTGTTGGGATGTCACTCATCAAG GGGGTGGATGAAGGACCAGATGGGCTGAGGCTGATCTCAGACATCATCTGTGAGAAACTGGGAATAGAGATGAGCGTCCTCATGGGGGCCAATATTGCAAATGAAGTGGCAGAAGAGAAGTTCTGTGAAACAACCATCG GCTGCAAGAACCTGCAGCATGGGCAGATGCTGAAGGAGCTGATGCAGACACCGAATTTCCGGGTGACAGTGGTGCAGGAAGCTGACACTGTGGAGATCTGTGGGGCTCTCAAG aacGTTGTGGCTGTAGGAGCAGGTTTCTGTGATGGGCTCGGCTATGGAGACAACACAAAGGCTGCCGTGATCCGTCTGGGACTCATGGAGATGATTGGCTTTGCCAAACTCTTCTGTAAGGGCCCTGTCACCTCCTCCACgttcctgcagagctgtggggttGCTGATCTCATCACTACCTGCTATGGTGGCCGCAACCGAAAGGTGGCCGAGGCTTTTGCCAAGACTGGGAAG TCTCttgagcagctggaggaggagatgtTGAATGGGCAGAAGTTGCAGGGTCCCCAGACGTCTGCCGAGCTCCATCGCATCCTGAAAAGCAAGAATGCAGTGGAGAA GTTCCCCCTCTTCACAGCTGTGTATGAGATCTGCTACAAGGGCAAACCTGTTACTGATGTCATCAAGTGCCTCCAGAACCACCCCGAGCACATGTAA
- the LOC115618794 gene encoding cytochrome c oxidase assembly protein COX14 homolog, translated as MVSGKQLADFGYKAFSGSMMLLTVYAGYLCSVRAYRLLERRRQRQAAAGPES; from the coding sequence ATGGTGTCCGGCAAGCAGCTGGCTGACTTCGGTTACAAGGCCTTCTCCGGCTCCATGATGCTGCTGACGGTGTACGCCGGGTACTTGTGCAGCGTCCGCGCCTACCGCCTGCTCGAGCGCCGGCGGCAGCGCCAGGCCGCGGCCGGCCCCGAGAGCTGA